A DNA window from Actinokineospora baliensis contains the following coding sequences:
- a CDS encoding non-ribosomal peptide synthetase, with product MNTRKSGLEDVLPLSPLQQGLLFHSEYATEADDPYLVQFVLDLEGPLEPAVLRAAARALIDRHANLRACFRRRKNGEVLAPVPRAVELPWRELDLDESDWDGVLAADRVERFDLAQAPLLRVLLAKLGPNRHRLLLTYHHILLDGWSTPLLARELFQLYTAKGDASKLPAVRPYKDYLSWLRNKDADAARAAWAEALRGVEEPSLLAPGADPSGSAEQTPIALPDGLLDGMASLARSAGVTLNTVVQAAWALLLARTLGRQDVVFGATVSGRPADLPGVESMIGLFINTVPVRVRLEPAETVTALLARVQAEQARVMDHQQLGLADIQRTVGIGELFDTLTVFESYFVDTAALESAEAATGLRVRAGETRDATHYPATLVATGGELLLKYRPGLVDPDALTTRLVRVLTALVADPTAAVARVDGLSDTERGNLVHGWNPTGQRGAVATIPARFAEQVTRAPEAVALVAGTERISYAELDDRSDRLAQVLVERGARPGGIVAIGLPRSANLVVAVLAVLKSGAAYLPLDPSYPRARLDLMLADAAPTLLITDLDDFDVPTVSPTDSSEQAFAPVALSSDSPAYVIYTSGSTGTPKGVLVPHRTVDRLLSATDHWFGFGANDVWTLFHSYAFDFSVWELWGALLRGGTLVVVDHATSRSPEAFLELLERERVTVLNQTPSAFHQLDAADAARGGVDLALRYVIFGGEALEPRKLAGWYERHADDAPRLVNMYGITETTVHVTYLPLTRAAAAEGTPDIGVPIPDLRAYVLDDGLSLAAPGVVGELYVAGEGLADGYLNRPGLTSTRFVANPFGQGRLYRSGDLARWRSDGTLEYFGRADGQVKLRGFRIELGEIEAVLSAHPNVAHAVAVVREDRTTRLVAYVVPTAGATVDDLREWAARDLPEHMVPAAVVVLDRIPLTPNGKVDRAALPAPDFAGLTTTRQAETEAEQTLAAVFAEVLGVPAVGMDDDFFSLGGDSIISIQLVARARAEGLRFSPRDVFERRTVARIAEVATEPAVVVTTSGTGTLPLTPIMRELLGRGGPITRVAQARLLVAPAGLTLAKLTAAVQSVVDTHDVLRARLVGDALEVRPVGSVTAAVRQVESIDHAGEAARSYAELDPAAGEVLRVVWFAPDRLLIIAHHLVVDGVSWRIIVPDLADAVEGKALVPIGTSFREWATELAAQDRTAELDHWRATVDGVEGRQVVAARDTVSTVRSVRVSVSQETTARLLGAVPAAYRAGVEDVLLTALALALATTRGVPWHVVDREGHGRVEDAVPGADLHRTVGWFTTLHPVRLDLSGVDIADAVAGGPAAGLALKQVKELLRAVPGDGIGFGLLRDSLPAGTPEVLFNYLGRFGSPGSATAWSGAPEAAALGGDANPELPVSHALAINAVTADGALTATFSWPAALFDQVEVDHLAAAWVSALDAIDRHAATGATGRTPSDFPLVDLGQTEVDTLVAANPGLVDVWRPTPLQQGIAFLSRFDDTGTDVYNVQFACELTGPLDPARLRAAGQALLDRHDTLRSAIAHVGSGDPVLVVQQRVDLPWREVDGDDWERVVAQDQQTRFDVTTAPLVRFTLGRVDVERHRLLLSFHHVLLDGWSTPLLVRELFELYAGNALPAVRPYRDFLAWLSERDAGVQPWAKALAGAESTLVAPAGAARSGALPRRVDLTLPDGLAQVARECGVTLNTLVQAAWGLTVARGLGRQDVVFGATVSGRPADLPGVESMIGLFINTLPVRVRLDPTETVAGLLTRVQAEQAALLDHQHIGLADIQRAVGVGELFDTLTVFESFPIDTAALDRAETAAGFQVSGVTGADATNYPITLTVGGGLSAWLDVRDDLVSAELVTAWAERFVRALAAFAAPGSRVRDLDLMSDADRSAFITNGPVVDVTDSSVLDVLARQDPSMRAVVGPDAELTYGELSDRADQIAGLLQSRGVRAGDVVALALPPSAGLVAAIIGVWKAGAAYLVLDPEYPADRLRHMVAEARPALTLTISAVGMAGAVEIDSVSRYEFRGGPVSGAAYVIFTSGSTGRPKGVLVEHAGLVNLLASHEASVMRPGSVLQAASFSFDASLDPLLWMVAGHEMHVVAEPNVEYVRANGIAYVDAAPSLLGQLVSDGLLSSGVSVVGTGGESVSAALWAELAASSVEAFNFYGPTECTVDAVVAPVVGSDVVIGRPVANSAVYVLDSALGLVAPGVVGELYVGGPGVARGYLGQPGLTASRFVANPFGDGRLYRTGDLVRWSSGSLEFLGRADDQVKVRGFRVELGEVETVLAEHPAVTAAIATVRDGRLIAHVIGNTDLRAHAASLLPDHMVPSAFVAVDEFPLLPNGKVNRAALPDPDFASLVSTRAATTEVEATLVEIFAAVLGLPTVGVDDDFFALGGDSIVSIQLVSRARTEGLRFSPRDVFEQRTVAALAHVAEPDKPTLVPDNGTGLIPFTPIMRSLLELDGPIGRFAQVQVLRAPADLSAARLVAAVQKIVDTHAVLRARLVPDGLDVTDSLDAVDIVSRVPGPLDVDSVLDTLDPISGPLIRVAWFPDAAPSVHPSGSSSLSSPAATSVSSYPQPPELSTDVSQSPVRGGGTDRLAQGRPPGTGGGWTRGGLAVDEVDQSGVDGVGNGVVVVAVHHLAVDGVSWRVLVPDLVAAYGGAELEPVGTSFRGWALGLGDAAEARSGELAHWRAVVAEDEAPLGDRGLDGDTVSQLKRVVTTVPDDVAEPLLGAVPELFHAEVDDILLTGFALGLARWSDRYRGQRRTAITVDLESHGRDEDAVPGADLHRTVGWFTSVHPVRLDLAEIDIADAVSGGPAAGRAVKQVKECLRSTPGSGIGFGLLSHAHPDLAGRRQVLFNYLGRFDTSSAAGPWSALPGIGGGADAEMPAEYPLQVDITTVDGPEFRIAWTYPDGVFTERDIRDLATCVAGALRAVAEHGAEEGAGGLTPSDLLVPGFAQEQIDRFEANWRNL from the coding sequence GTGAACACGCGCAAGTCCGGACTGGAAGACGTCCTGCCCCTCTCGCCGCTGCAGCAGGGGCTGCTCTTCCACAGCGAGTACGCGACCGAAGCCGATGACCCCTATTTGGTCCAGTTCGTGCTGGACCTGGAAGGGCCGCTCGAGCCCGCGGTCCTCAGGGCCGCGGCGCGAGCATTGATCGACCGGCACGCCAACTTGCGTGCCTGCTTCCGCCGCCGCAAGAACGGCGAGGTACTCGCCCCGGTCCCGCGCGCGGTAGAGCTGCCGTGGCGTGAGCTGGACCTGGACGAGTCCGACTGGGACGGTGTTCTCGCCGCCGACCGCGTTGAGCGGTTCGACCTCGCCCAAGCCCCGCTGCTGCGCGTCCTACTCGCGAAACTCGGCCCTAACCGCCACCGGCTGCTGCTGACCTACCACCACATCCTCCTGGACGGGTGGTCCACGCCGCTGCTGGCCCGCGAACTGTTCCAGCTCTACACCGCCAAGGGCGATGCGTCGAAGCTGCCAGCCGTCCGCCCGTACAAGGACTACCTGTCCTGGCTGCGCAACAAGGACGCGGACGCGGCCCGCGCTGCTTGGGCAGAGGCGTTGCGCGGGGTCGAAGAGCCCAGCCTGCTCGCTCCTGGCGCGGATCCCTCTGGGTCGGCTGAGCAGACGCCTATAGCGTTGCCGGATGGCCTCCTAGATGGCATGGCCAGCCTGGCTCGCTCGGCTGGAGTCACGCTCAACACCGTCGTGCAGGCCGCGTGGGCACTGCTGCTCGCGCGCACTCTTGGGCGGCAGGACGTCGTCTTTGGCGCCACGGTGTCTGGTCGTCCCGCGGACCTGCCCGGCGTCGAATCGATGATCGGCCTGTTCATCAACACCGTGCCGGTGCGGGTGCGGCTCGAACCCGCCGAGACGGTCACCGCGTTGCTGGCCCGCGTGCAGGCCGAGCAGGCGCGGGTCATGGACCACCAGCAGCTCGGGCTCGCTGACATCCAGCGGACCGTCGGGATCGGTGAGCTGTTCGACACCCTCACCGTGTTCGAGAGCTACTTCGTCGACACCGCCGCGCTGGAGAGCGCTGAAGCCGCCACCGGCCTGCGGGTTCGCGCGGGGGAGACCCGCGACGCCACGCACTACCCGGCCACCCTCGTCGCGACGGGCGGCGAGCTGCTGCTGAAGTACCGACCAGGGCTGGTCGACCCGGACGCGCTCACCACCAGGCTCGTCCGCGTCTTGACCGCGCTGGTGGCCGACCCGACCGCCGCGGTGGCCAGGGTCGACGGGCTGTCGGACACCGAGCGCGGCAACCTGGTCCACGGGTGGAACCCGACCGGGCAGCGAGGTGCTGTCGCCACGATCCCGGCCCGGTTCGCCGAACAGGTCACCCGGGCGCCCGAGGCAGTCGCCCTCGTCGCGGGCACTGAGCGGATCTCTTACGCGGAACTGGACGATCGGTCCGACCGTCTCGCACAAGTTCTTGTCGAACGTGGAGCGCGCCCCGGCGGGATCGTCGCCATTGGCCTGCCTCGCTCGGCGAACCTCGTCGTCGCTGTGTTGGCAGTGCTCAAATCCGGCGCTGCGTACCTACCGCTCGACCCCAGCTACCCCCGCGCGCGTCTAGACCTCATGCTGGCCGACGCGGCGCCAACACTGCTCATCACAGACCTGGACGACTTCGACGTCCCCACTGTGTCGCCCACTGACAGCAGCGAACAGGCTTTCGCACCTGTGGCCCTGTCCTCGGACAGCCCCGCCTATGTCATCTACACCTCTGGGTCGACTGGCACGCCTAAGGGTGTCCTGGTGCCTCACCGCACCGTGGACCGCCTTCTTAGCGCTACCGACCACTGGTTCGGCTTCGGTGCCAATGACGTGTGGACGTTGTTCCACTCGTACGCCTTCGACTTCTCCGTATGGGAACTGTGGGGCGCACTGCTGCGCGGCGGAACCCTTGTCGTCGTCGACCACGCGACGAGCCGATCTCCCGAGGCGTTCCTGGAGCTGTTGGAACGGGAACGGGTCACGGTTCTCAACCAGACGCCATCGGCGTTCCACCAACTCGACGCCGCTGACGCTGCTCGAGGCGGGGTGGACCTAGCGCTGCGGTACGTCATCTTCGGCGGTGAAGCACTAGAGCCCCGCAAACTGGCGGGCTGGTACGAGCGCCACGCCGACGACGCGCCACGCCTGGTCAACATGTACGGGATCACTGAGACCACCGTGCACGTCACCTACCTACCGCTGACGCGCGCTGCCGCCGCTGAGGGAACCCCAGACATCGGCGTCCCCATCCCCGACCTCCGCGCCTACGTCCTCGACGACGGTCTTAGCCTCGCTGCGCCCGGTGTCGTTGGTGAGCTCTATGTCGCGGGCGAAGGTCTTGCCGATGGCTACCTCAACCGCCCCGGTCTGACCTCGACGCGGTTCGTCGCCAACCCCTTCGGCCAAGGACGCCTCTACCGCTCGGGCGACCTGGCCCGGTGGCGGTCGGATGGCACCCTGGAGTATTTCGGCCGCGCGGACGGGCAGGTCAAGCTGCGAGGTTTCCGCATCGAGCTGGGCGAGATCGAAGCCGTCCTATCGGCCCACCCGAACGTTGCGCACGCAGTCGCCGTTGTCCGCGAGGACCGCACCACCCGACTCGTCGCCTACGTCGTGCCCACTGCGGGCGCGACTGTGGATGATCTGCGGGAATGGGCTGCGCGGGACCTGCCCGAGCACATGGTCCCCGCCGCGGTCGTAGTGCTCGACCGCATCCCTCTAACCCCCAACGGCAAGGTCGACCGCGCTGCGTTGCCCGCCCCCGACTTCGCGGGTCTTACGACCACGAGGCAGGCGGAGACCGAGGCCGAACAGACTCTTGCGGCTGTCTTCGCCGAGGTCCTCGGTGTGCCTGCTGTCGGCATGGACGACGACTTCTTCAGCCTCGGTGGCGACAGCATCATCTCGATCCAGCTCGTCGCCCGCGCCCGCGCCGAAGGTCTGCGCTTCTCCCCGCGCGACGTCTTCGAGCGCCGCACCGTCGCCCGCATCGCCGAGGTTGCCACCGAACCCGCGGTCGTCGTTACCACCTCCGGGACCGGCACGCTGCCGCTGACCCCGATCATGCGCGAGCTCCTCGGCCGCGGTGGACCGATCACCCGGGTCGCCCAGGCTCGACTGCTCGTCGCCCCCGCCGGGCTCACCCTGGCCAAGCTGACCGCCGCCGTCCAGTCCGTCGTGGACACCCACGACGTCCTGCGCGCCCGCCTCGTCGGCGACGCGCTGGAAGTCCGACCGGTCGGGTCGGTGACCGCCGCGGTGCGCCAGGTCGAGAGCATCGACCACGCCGGGGAAGCGGCGCGGTCCTACGCCGAACTGGACCCGGCCGCGGGCGAGGTGTTGCGGGTCGTGTGGTTCGCGCCGGACCGGCTGCTGATCATCGCCCACCACCTCGTCGTCGACGGCGTGTCCTGGCGGATCATCGTCCCGGATCTCGCCGACGCGGTCGAGGGCAAGGCATTGGTCCCTATAGGCACCTCGTTCCGCGAGTGGGCAACCGAGCTCGCCGCGCAGGACCGGACGGCAGAACTCGACCACTGGCGCGCCACCGTGGACGGTGTCGAAGGTCGGCAAGTTGTCGCCGCGCGCGACACCGTCTCCACTGTGCGCTCAGTGCGGGTCTCGGTGTCCCAGGAGACCACCGCTCGCCTACTCGGCGCGGTCCCGGCCGCGTACCGCGCGGGCGTCGAGGACGTCCTGCTCACCGCGTTGGCCCTAGCCCTCGCCACGACCCGCGGCGTTCCGTGGCACGTAGTGGACCGAGAAGGGCACGGTCGCGTCGAGGATGCCGTCCCAGGGGCCGACCTGCACCGCACGGTCGGCTGGTTCACGACGCTGCACCCGGTCCGGCTGGACCTGTCCGGTGTGGACATCGCCGACGCTGTGGCTGGAGGGCCTGCCGCGGGGCTGGCGCTCAAGCAGGTCAAGGAGCTGCTGCGAGCCGTCCCCGGTGACGGCATCGGATTCGGGTTGCTGCGCGATTCGCTGCCCGCGGGCACCCCCGAGGTCCTGTTCAACTACCTCGGCCGGTTCGGCTCGCCTGGGTCGGCGACCGCGTGGTCCGGCGCGCCTGAGGCGGCCGCGCTCGGCGGCGACGCGAACCCCGAGCTGCCGGTCAGCCACGCGCTCGCCATCAACGCCGTCACCGCCGATGGCGCGCTGACCGCCACCTTCTCTTGGCCCGCCGCCCTGTTCGACCAGGTCGAGGTTGACCACCTGGCTGCGGCGTGGGTGAGCGCGCTCGACGCCATCGACCGGCACGCGGCGACCGGCGCCACCGGCCGCACACCGTCGGACTTCCCCCTGGTCGACCTCGGCCAGACCGAGGTCGACACGCTGGTAGCGGCCAACCCGGGCTTGGTCGACGTCTGGCGGCCGACCCCGCTGCAGCAGGGCATCGCGTTCCTGTCCCGCTTCGACGACACCGGCACTGACGTCTACAACGTGCAGTTCGCCTGCGAGCTCACCGGGCCTCTTGACCCTGCCCGCCTACGCGCGGCCGGGCAGGCCCTGCTCGACCGGCATGACACGCTGCGTTCAGCGATCGCCCACGTTGGCTCCGGCGACCCTGTCCTAGTCGTGCAGCAGCGGGTAGACCTGCCGTGGCGCGAGGTCGACGGTGACGACTGGGAGCGCGTAGTAGCGCAAGACCAGCAGACACGGTTCGACGTGACTACGGCTCCGCTGGTCCGCTTCACCCTTGGGCGAGTGGATGTCGAGCGCCACCGGCTGCTCCTGTCCTTCCACCACGTCCTTCTAGACGGCTGGTCGACGCCTCTTCTCGTGCGTGAGCTGTTCGAGCTCTACGCGGGTAACGCGTTGCCCGCTGTCCGGCCGTACCGCGACTTCCTTGCCTGGCTGTCCGAGCGTGACGCGGGTGTACAGCCCTGGGCGAAAGCTCTTGCGGGAGCGGAATCCACGTTGGTCGCCCCCGCAGGCGCGGCGCGCTCGGGCGCCTTGCCCCGCCGCGTTGACCTAACGCTGCCGGATGGGCTCGCGCAGGTAGCGCGGGAGTGTGGGGTCACGCTCAACACACTCGTGCAGGCCGCCTGGGGTCTAACGGTCGCTCGCGGCCTAGGGCGCCAAGACGTCGTGTTCGGTGCCACCGTGTCCGGGCGCCCAGCGGACCTACCCGGTGTCGAGTCGATGATCGGTCTGTTCATCAACACGCTGCCGGTTCGAGTGCGCCTCGACCCCACCGAGACGGTTGCCGGCCTACTGACGCGTGTTCAGGCCGAGCAGGCCGCACTGCTGGACCACCAGCACATCGGGCTCGCCGACATCCAGCGCGCGGTTGGTGTGGGGGAGCTGTTCGACACCCTCACCGTGTTCGAGAGCTTCCCGATCGACACGGCCGCGCTGGACCGGGCCGAGACCGCCGCCGGGTTCCAGGTCAGCGGCGTGACCGGCGCCGACGCCACGAACTACCCGATCACCCTCACCGTCGGCGGGGGCTTGTCGGCCTGGCTGGACGTGCGCGATGACCTCGTGTCCGCGGAGCTCGTGACCGCGTGGGCAGAGAGGTTCGTTCGTGCGCTCGCGGCGTTCGCTGCGCCTGGTTCGCGGGTACGTGATCTGGATCTGATGTCCGACGCGGATCGGTCGGCTTTTATCACTAACGGGCCGGTTGTGGACGTCACCGACTCCTCGGTGCTCGACGTCCTTGCGCGTCAAGACCCCTCTATGCGTGCCGTGGTCGGGCCAGACGCTGAACTGACCTATGGCGAGTTGTCGGACCGGGCTGACCAGATCGCTGGGCTCCTCCAGAGCCGCGGCGTGCGCGCTGGCGACGTAGTGGCGTTGGCTCTGCCGCCTTCTGCCGGGCTTGTCGCGGCCATCATCGGCGTGTGGAAAGCCGGGGCCGCCTACCTCGTGCTCGACCCCGAGTACCCGGCCGACCGGTTGCGGCACATGGTGGCTGAGGCGCGGCCCGCGCTCACCCTGACCATCTCGGCCGTGGGCATGGCCGGGGCCGTCGAGATCGACTCGGTGTCAAGGTACGAGTTCAGGGGCGGGCCGGTCTCGGGCGCGGCGTACGTGATCTTCACGTCCGGTTCGACCGGGCGACCGAAGGGCGTGCTCGTCGAGCACGCCGGGTTGGTGAACCTGCTGGCTTCGCACGAAGCCTCGGTGATGCGGCCGGGTTCCGTTTTGCAGGCGGCGTCGTTCTCCTTCGACGCGTCGCTGGACCCGCTGCTGTGGATGGTCGCTGGTCACGAAATGCATGTCGTCGCCGAGCCGAACGTGGAGTACGTGCGCGCCAACGGCATCGCGTACGTGGATGCCGCTCCTTCGCTGCTGGGTCAACTGGTGTCCGACGGTCTGTTGTCGTCGGGTGTGTCGGTTGTGGGTACCGGTGGTGAGTCTGTCAGCGCTGCCTTGTGGGCGGAGTTGGCCGCTAGTTCTGTTGAGGCGTTCAACTTCTATGGTCCGACTGAGTGCACTGTGGACGCTGTGGTGGCGCCCGTCGTCGGTTCGGATGTGGTGATCGGTCGGCCGGTCGCGAACTCGGCTGTGTATGTGTTGGACTCGGCTCTTGGCTTGGTGGCGCCGGGTGTTGTTGGTGAGTTGTATGTTGGTGGGCCTGGTGTTGCTCGGGGATATCTGGGTCAGCCTGGGTTGACCGCGTCGCGGTTTGTGGCGAATCCGTTTGGTGATGGGCGGTTGTATCGCACGGGTGACTTGGTGCGGTGGTCGTCCGGTTCGCTGGAGTTCCTGGGTCGGGCCGACGACCAGGTGAAGGTGCGCGGCTTCCGGGTCGAACTGGGCGAGGTCGAGACCGTCCTGGCCGAACACCCCGCGGTGACCGCCGCCATCGCAACGGTGCGCGACGGCCGTCTCATCGCGCACGTCATCGGCAACACCGACCTGCGTGCACACGCCGCGTCGCTGTTGCCCGACCACATGGTGCCGTCCGCATTCGTTGCCGTGGACGAGTTCCCGTTGCTGCCCAACGGCAAGGTCAACCGCGCCGCGCTGCCCGACCCCGACTTCGCGTCCCTGGTCTCCACCCGCGCCGCGACCACCGAGGTCGAGGCCACCCTCGTCGAGATCTTCGCCGCCGTCCTCGGCCTCCCGACCGTCGGCGTCGACGACGACTTCTTCGCCCTAGGCGGCGACAGCATCGTCTCCATCCAACTCGTCAGCCGCGCCCGAACCGAAGGCCTCCGCTTCTCCCCCCGCGACGTCTTCGAACAACGCACCGTAGCCGCCCTAGCCCACGTCGCCGAACCCGACAAGCCCACCCTCGTCCCGGACAACGGCACCGGCCTGATCCCGTTCACCCCGATCATGCGTTCGTTGCTGGAGCTCGACGGCCCGATTGGTCGCTTCGCCCAGGTGCAGGTCCTCCGCGCCCCCGCCGACCTGTCCGCCGCCCGCCTCGTCGCCGCCGTCCAGAAGATCGTCGACACCCACGCCGTCCTCCGCGCCCGCTTGGTGCCCGATGGCCTAGACGTCACCGATTCCCTCGACGCCGTCGACATCGTTTCCCGCGTGCCCGGCCCTCTCGACGTCGATTCCGTTCTGGACACACTGGACCCGATTTCCGGCCCCCTGATCCGCGTGGCGTGGTTCCCCGACGCCGCACCTTCCGTTCACCCTTCCGGTTCTTCTTCTCTTTCTTCCCCCGCCGCGACCTCGGTGTCGAGTTATCCACAACCCCCCGAGTTGTCCACCGACGTCTCGCAGTCACCCGTTCGTGGTGGTGGTACCGATAGACTGGCCCAGGGACGCCCCCCGGGAACGGGTGGGGGCTGGACTCGTGGGGGTCTGGCGGTTGATGAAGTTGATCAGTCCGGTGTGGATGGTGTGGGCAACGGGGTTGTGGTTGTGGCGGTCCATCATTTGGCTGTGGATGGGGTGTCGTGGCGGGTTTTGGTGCCGGATTTGGTGGCCGCGTATGGGGGCGCGGAGTTGGAGCCGGTGGGGACCTCGTTCCGGGGTTGGGCGTTGGGGTTGGGGGATGCGGCCGAGGCCCGGAGTGGGGAGTTGGCGCATTGGCGCGCGGTGGTCGCCGAGGATGAGGCGCCGCTCGGGGATCGGGGGTTGGATGGGGACACCGTTTCTCAGTTGAAGCGGGTTGTCACCACGGTGCCCGATGACGTAGCCGAGCCGCTGCTGGGGGCGGTGCCGGAGTTGTTCCACGCGGAGGTCGACGACATCCTGTTGACCGGGTTCGCGTTGGGGCTCGCGCGGTGGTCGGACAGGTACCGCGGGCAGCGGCGCACCGCGATCACCGTGGACCTCGAGTCGCACGGCCGCGACGAGGACGCTGTGCCGGGGGCAGATCTGCACCGCACAGTCGGTTGGTTCACCAGTGTCCACCCGGTCCGCCTCGACCTCGCCGAGATCGACATCGCCGACGCCGTTTCGGGGGGACCGGCGGCGGGGCGGGCGGTCAAGCAGGTCAAGGAGTGCCTGCGGTCCACGCCTGGCAGTGGCATCGGGTTCGGGCTGCTCAGCCACGCGCACCCGGATCTGGCGGGCAGGCGGCAGGTCCTGTTCAACTACCTTGGCCGCTTCGACACCTCGTCGGCCGCCGGGCCGTGGTCGGCCCTGCCGGGCATCGGCGGGGGAGCCGACGCGGAGATGCCCGCCGAGTACCCGTTGCAGGTGGACATCACCACCGTCGACGGGCCCGAGTTCCGCATCGCGTGGACCTACCCCGACGGGGTCTTCACCGAGCGCGACATCCGCGACCTCGCCACCTGCGTCGCCGGGGCGTTGCGCGCGGTGGCCGAGCACGGCGCCGAAGAGGGCGCGGGCGGCTTGACCCCCTCCGACCTGCTGGTTCCTGGTTTCGCCCAGGAGCAGATCGACCGCTTCGAGGCGAACTGGAGAAACCTGTGA